The Lutra lutra chromosome 10, mLutLut1.2, whole genome shotgun sequence genome contains a region encoding:
- the RBMXL2 gene encoding RNA-binding motif protein, X-linked-like-2, producing MVEADRPGKLFIGGLNPETDEKGLEAAFGKYGRISEVLLMKDRETSKSRGFAFVTFESPADAKAAVRDMNGKSLDGKAIKVAQATKPAFESGRRGAPPPSRSRGRPRGLRGTRGGGGGPRRPPSRGGPADDGSYAGDFDPRPSRAPLPMKRGPPPRRAGPPPKRAAPSGPARSGGGGMRGRATAARGRDGYAGPPRREPPPLHRDPYLGPREEGYSPRDGYSSRDYPREFAPSPREYTYRDYGHASARDDCPSRGYGDRDSYGGRDRDYADHPSGGSYRDPFESYGDPRGAATARGPPPSYGGGGRYDEYRGCSPDVYGGGRDGYGGGRSDRYSRGRDRVGRADRGLSPSLERGCPPPRDSYSRSGRRIPRGGGRLGSRSERGGGRSRY from the coding sequence ATGGTTGAGGCAGATCGCCCCGGGAAGCTTTTCATTGGGGGGCTCAACCCCGAAACCGATGAAAAAGGCCTAGAGGCCGCGTTTGGCAAGTATGGGCGCATCAGCGAGGTTCTCTTGATGAAAGATCGAGAAACCAGCAAGTCCAGGGGCTTCGCGTTCGTCACCTTCGAAAGCCCCGCGGACGCCAAGGCCGCCGTCAGAGACATGAACGGCAAGTCCCTGGATGGTAAGGCCATCAAGGTGGCCCAGGCCACCAAGCCGGCGTTTGAGAGCGGGCGACGGGGCGCGCCGCCGCCGTCCCGCAGCCGCGGTCGCCCGAGGGGCCTGCGCGGGACCCGCGGGGGCGGCGGAGGCCCGCGGCGACCCCCGTCCCGGGGCGGGCCGGCGGACGACGGCAGCTACGCGGGGGATTTCGATCCGCGGCCCTCCAGGGCCCCGCTGCCCATGAAGCGCGGGCCGCCACCGCGCAGGGCCGGGCCGCCCCCCAAGAGGGCCGCACCGTCGGGCCCGGCTCGCAGCGGTGGCGGCGGAATGCGCGGGCGGGCTACGGCCGCGCGGGGACGAGACGGCTATGCGGGCCCGCCGCGCCGGGAACCGCCGCCTCTGCACCGCGACCCCTACCTGGGCCCCCGGGAGGAGGGCTACTCGCCCAGAGACGGTTACTCGAGCCGAGACTACCCCCGCGAGTTTGCTCCCTCGCCCCGAGAGTACACCTACCGCGATTACGGCCACGCCAGTGCCCGGGACGACTGCCCGTCGAGAGGCTACGGCGACCGAGACAGCTATGGGGGGCGCGACCGTGACTACGCGGACCACCCGAGTGGAGGCTCCTACCGAGACCCCTTCGAGAGCTACGGAGACCCGCGCGGTGCCGCCACAGCGCGGGGGCCCCCGCCTTCTTACGGCGGAGGAGGCCGCTACGACGAGTACCGCGGCTGCTCGCCTGACGTCTACGGCGGCGGCCGCGACGGTTACGGCGGCGGCCGCAGCGACCGCTACTCGAGGGGCCGCGACCGGGTAGGCAGAGCCGACCGCGGGCTCTCCCCGTCCTTGGAAAGGGGGTGCCCTCCCCCGCGCGATTCTTACAGCCGCTCTGGCCGCAGGATCCCCAGGGGCGGAGGCCGCCTGGGAAGCCGCTCGGAGAGAGGGGGAGGCCGCAGCAGATACTAA